In Methanoregula formicica SMSP, the DNA window TGCAACAAGGCCGGGACTGTCCTTGTCACAGCCCCAAAGACCCTCTGCGGACACTGCGAGGGTGTCGGTTGCATCTACTGCGGATTCACCGGATGGGCCGGGCCCAAGAGCCGCTGCGATTGACGTTTTTTACCGGAACTTCCCTTCCACTCTTCTCGGGATGACACACTCTTCGTACCGCTTGGCAAAGTAGCGGTCGGTCATCCCGGCAATGAAATCCCGCACGAGTTCCGGCAGGGTTGCTGTTTTGAGATAACGCGTGTTCGTCCACCGTGTGTTGATGAAGTCCGTGTAGATCTTTGCTGTTGTCTCCTCCTGTTCCAGCGATTCGAGGCAGGAGGAAAAGAGGGTGAAGTACATCCGCTGGATCTTTTTCCGTTCCGCAGTCAGCTTCGGGTTGTCATAGATATGCTGCCGCGAAAAGGCCCGCAGGGCGATCAGCGCCTGTTCCACCTCATGACTGTACGAGATGAATCCCTTCTCCTCCGCGTCGCTGTTTTCGAGAAGGTCGTAGATCAGGGTATTGATGATCTCCCGGTTCGTGCTGCCAAGCACATCTTTTGCCTGCGCAGGAATTGCGGTCCGGTCATCGATGAGCCCCACGTCCCGTGCGTCCTGCAAATCCCTGCCAATGTAAGCAATCGTATCGGCGAACTTCACCACGCAGCCTTCGAGCGTCATAGGAGGCCGTGAACGTCTTCCATCGGCATTCTCCTGGACCTTCCGGTCGAATGCAGCCCAGCCGTAGAGGGGTTCGGGCGCGATCCGGATGTCGTCGGCTTCGCCGTTGTGGCAGAGGATACCGTCAAGGACCTGCATGGTCAGGTCGCAGTCCTCGATCTGGTCTAAGAACCTGACGCTCTGGACATTGTGGGAGAACCTGCCGATCCCGTGCTGTTCGCAGAGGGCAGAGAGGCAGCTCTCCCCGAAGTGGCCGTAGGGGATGTGGCCGATATCGTGCCCGAGGGCTATTGCCTCGATGAGATCCTCGTTGAGCCGGAGCGAACGGCCGATCGTCCGGGCGATCTTCGAGACCAGCTGGACATGGATGACCCGGTGCGTGATATGGTCGT includes these proteins:
- a CDS encoding deoxyguanosinetriphosphate triphosphohydrolase family protein, giving the protein MKRPARKRVPDPERASAIRALTMKREALLSSLAATSADAVRRYDREQEDIRTPYSRDADRIIHTRAYTRYIDKTQVFYLVDNDHITHRVIHVQLVSKIARTIGRSLRLNEDLIEAIALGHDIGHIPYGHFGESCLSALCEQHGIGRFSHNVQSVRFLDQIEDCDLTMQVLDGILCHNGEADDIRIAPEPLYGWAAFDRKVQENADGRRSRPPMTLEGCVVKFADTIAYIGRDLQDARDVGLIDDRTAIPAQAKDVLGSTNREIINTLIYDLLENSDAEEKGFISYSHEVEQALIALRAFSRQHIYDNPKLTAERKKIQRMYFTLFSSCLESLEQEETTAKIYTDFINTRWTNTRYLKTATLPELVRDFIAGMTDRYFAKRYEECVIPRRVEGKFR